A single genomic interval of Cervus elaphus chromosome 19, mCerEla1.1, whole genome shotgun sequence harbors:
- the SLITRK3 gene encoding SLIT and NTRK-like protein 3, whose protein sequence is MMKPSIAEMLHRGRMLWIILLSTIALGWTTPIPLIEDSEEIDEPCFDPCYCEVKESLFHIHCDSKGFTNISQITEFWSRPFKLYLQRNSMRKLYTNSFLHLNNAVSINLGNNALQDIQTGAFNGLKILKRLYLHENKLDVFRNDTFLGLESLEYLQADYNVIKRIESGAFRNLSKLRVLILNDNLIPMLPTNLFKAVSLTHLDLRGNRLKVLFYRGMLDHIGRSLMELQLEENPWNCTCEIVQLKSWLERIPYTALVGDITCETPFHFHGKDLREIRKTELCPLLSDSEVEASLGIPHLSSNKENAWPTKPSSMLSSVHFTASSVEYKSSNKQPKPTKQPRTPRPPSTSQALYPGPNQPPIAPYQTRPPIPIICPTGCTCNLHINDLGLTVNCKERGFNNISELLPRPLNAKKLYLSSNLIQKIYRSDFWNFSSLDLLHLGNNRISYVQDGAFINLPNLKSLFLNGNDIEKLTPGMFRGLQSLHYLYFEFNVIREIQPAAFSLMPNLKLLFLNNNLLRTLPTDAFAGTSLARLNLRKNYFLYLPVAGVLEHLNAIVQIDLNENPWDCTCDLVPFKQWIETISSVSVVGDVLCRSPENLTHRDVRTIELEVLCPEMLHMAPAGASPAQPGDAQLAGGPTSASPYEFSPPGGPVPLSVLILSLLVLFFSAVFVAAGLFAYVLRRRRKKLPFRSKRQEGVDLTGIQMQCHRLFEDGGGGGGGNAGGGRPTLSSPEKAPPVGHVYEYIPHPVTQMCNNPIYKPREEEEVAVSSGPEAGGAERGAPATQPPGMGEVLLGSEQFAETPKENHSNYRTLLEKEKEWALAVSSSQLNTIVTMNHHHPHPHHAAVGGVSGVVAGTGGDLVGFRHHENGGVVLFPPGGGCGGGTMLLDRERPQPAPCTVGFADCLYGTVPKLKELHVHPPGMQYPDLQQDARLKETLLFSAGKGFTDHQTQKSDYLELRAKLQTKPDYLEVLEKTTYRF, encoded by the coding sequence ATGATGAAACCTTCTATAGCCGAGATGCTTCACAGAGGGAGGATGTTGTGGATAATTCTTCTAAGCACaattgctttaggatggactaccCCGATTCCCCTGATAGAGGACTCAGAGGAAATAGATGAGCCCTGTTTTGATCCATGCTACTGTGAAGTTAAAGAAAGCCTCTTTCATATACATTGTGACAGCAAAGGATTTACAAATATTAGTCAGATTACTGAGTTCTGGTCAAGACCTTTTAAATTGTATCTGCAGAGAAATTCAATGAGGAAATTGTACACCAACAGTTTTCTTCATTTGAATAATGCTGTGTCCATTAACCTTGGGAACAATGCATTGCAGGACATTCAAACAGGAGCCTTCAACGGTCTTAAGATTTTAAAGAGACTATATCTTCACGAGAACAAATTAGATGTCTTCAGAAATGACACCTTCCTTGGCTTGGAAAGTCTGGAATATCTTCAGGCAGACTACAATGTCATTAAACGTATTGAGAGTGGGGCATTTCGGAATCTAAGTAAATTGAGAGTTCTGATTTTAAATGATAATCTCATTCCCATGCTTCCGACAAATTTATTTAAGGCTGTCTCCTTAACCCACTTGGACCTGCGTGGAAACAGGTTGAAAGTTCTTTTTTACCGAGGAATGCTAGACCACATTGGCAGAAGCCTGATGGAGCTCCAGCTGGAAGAAAATCCCTGGAACTGTACATGTGAAATCGTGCAACTGAAGAGTTGGCTGGAACGCATTCCTTACACTGCCCTGGTGGGAGATATCACTTGCGAGACTCCTTTCCATTTTCATGGAAAGGACCTGCGAGAAATCAGGAAAACAGAACTCTGCCCCTTGTTGTCTGACTCTGAGGTGGAGGCTAGTTTGGGCATTCCCCACTTGTCATCAAACAAGGAGAATGCATGGCCAACTAAGCCTTCCTCGATGCTGTCCTCTGTCCATTTTACTGCTTCTTCTGTTGAATACAAGTCCTCAAATAAACAGCCCAAACCCACCAAACAGCCTCGAACACCAAGGCCACCGTCCACATCTCAAGCTTTATACCCTGGTCCAAACCAACCTCCTATTGCTCCTTATCAGACCAGACCACCCATTCCCATTATATGCCCTACTGGGTGTACCTGTAATTTGCATATCAATGACCTTGGTTTGACTGTCAACTGCAAAGAGCGAGGATTTAATAACATTTCTGAACTTCTTCCAAGGCCTCTGAATGCCAAGAAATTGTACCTGAGTAGCAATCTGATTCAGAAAATATACCGTTCTGATTTTTGGAATTTCTCTTCCTTGGATCTCTTACATCTGGGGAACAATCGTATTTCTTATGTCCAGGATGGGGCCTTCATCAACCTGCCtaacctaaagagcctctttctCAACGGCAACGATATCGAGAAGCTGACTCCAGGAATGTTCCGAGGTCTACAGAGTCTGCACTACTTGTACTTTGAGTTCAACGTCATCCGGGAAATCCAGCCTGCAGCCTTCAGCCTCATGCCCAACTTGAAGCTGCTATTCCTCAACAATAACTTGCTGAGGACCCTGCCAACAGATGCCTTTGCAGGCACATCCCTGGCTCGGCTCAACTTGAGAAAGAACTACTTCCTCTATCTTCCAGTGGCTGGTGTCCTAGAACACTTGAATGCCATTGTCCAGATAGACCTCAATGAGAATCCTTGGGACTGTACCTGTGACCTGGTTCCCTTCAAACAGTGGATCGAAACCATCAGCTCAGTCAGCGTGGTGGGTGATGTCCTATGCAGGAGCCCCGAGAACCTCACCCACCGAGACGTGCGCACTATTGAACTGGAAGTTCTCTGCCCAGAGATGCTGCACATGGCACCAGCTGGAGCATCCCCAGCTCAGCCCGGAGATGCTCAGCTTGCTGGGGGGCCGACGAGTGCATCACCTTATGAGTTCTCTCCCCCTGGGGGTCCTGTGCCACTCTCTGTGTTGATTCTCAGCCTGCTGGTTCTGTTTTTTTCAgcagtctttgttgctgcaggccTCTTTGCCTATGTCCTCCGACGACGCCGGAAGAAGCTGCCCTTTAGAAGCAAGAGGCAGGAAGGCGTGGACCTCACTGGCATCCAGATGCAATGCCACCGACTTTTTGaggatggtggaggtggtggaggtggaaATGCAGGTGGGGGCCGACCAACTCTTTCCTCTCCAGAGAAGGCCCCTCCTGTGGGTCACGTATACGAGTACATTCCTCATCCCGTTACTCAGATGTGCAACAACCCCATCTACAAGCCTcgcgaggaggaggaggtggctgtTTCATCCgggccagaggcagggggtgCAGAACGTGGGGCTCCTGCAACACAACCCCCGGGAATGGGGGAGGTTCTCCTAGGAAGTGAGCAGTTTGCTGAGACACCCAAGGAGAACCACAGCAACTACCGGACCTtgctagaaaaagaaaaggagtgggCGCTGGCAGTGTCCAGCTCCCAGCTCAATACCATAGTGACCATGAATCATCATCATCCTCACCCTCACCACGCAGCAGTCGGTGGGGTTTCCGGGGTCGTTGCGGGAACTGGGGGAGACTTGGTTGGGTTCCGCCACCACGAGAATGGCGGGGTGGTGCTGTTTCCTCCCGGGGGAGGTTGTGGCGGCGGCACTATGCTGCTAGACCGAGAGAGGCCACAGCCAGCCCCCTGTACGGTGGGGTTCGCGGACTGCCTCTACGGCACAGTGCCCAAGTTAAAGGAACTGCATGTCCATCCCCCTGGCATGCAGTACCCAGACTTACAGCAGGACGCCAGGCTCAAGGAAACCCTTCTCTTCTCGGCTGGAAAGGGCTTCACAGACCACCAAACGCAAAAAAGTGATTACCTCGAGTTAAGGGCCAAACTTCAAACCAAGCCGGATTACCTCGAAGTCCTGGAGAAGACAACATATAGGttctaa